In one window of Nocardiopsis aegyptia DNA:
- a CDS encoding 3-hydroxyacyl-CoA dehydrogenase family protein gives MSTTARAVPATVAVVGGGTMGAGIVQQFLTAGAEVVLVEATEEAARAGRARVAAGLDGARERGKLDEAPSRVLARLATVTDVADLPPRAGLVVEAVPERPELKIAVLSAAERVVGEEAVLASNTSSLSVTDLAAALKRPERFLGTHFFNPVPASKLVEIVTAPQTAPEVLASVRGWVTALGKTEIVVRDAPGFATSRLGVTLGLEAIRMVEEGVASPADIDTAMELGYRHPMGPLRLTDLVGLDVRLAIAEHLAAELGDRFAPPELLRRMVAEGRLGKKAGQGFHTWDEGGHTRE, from the coding sequence ATGAGCACCACCGCGCGGGCCGTCCCCGCGACCGTCGCCGTCGTCGGCGGCGGCACCATGGGCGCCGGCATCGTCCAGCAGTTCCTCACCGCCGGGGCCGAGGTGGTGCTGGTCGAGGCCACCGAGGAGGCCGCCCGGGCCGGCCGGGCACGGGTGGCCGCCGGACTGGACGGGGCCCGGGAGCGGGGCAAGCTGGACGAGGCCCCCTCGCGCGTCCTGGCGCGCCTGGCCACCGTCACCGACGTCGCCGACCTGCCGCCCCGCGCCGGCCTGGTGGTGGAGGCGGTGCCCGAGCGGCCCGAGCTCAAGATCGCCGTGCTGAGCGCGGCCGAGCGGGTCGTGGGCGAGGAGGCCGTCCTGGCCTCCAACACCAGCTCGCTGTCGGTCACCGACCTGGCCGCCGCCCTCAAGCGTCCCGAGCGCTTCCTGGGCACCCACTTCTTCAACCCGGTCCCGGCCTCCAAGCTGGTGGAGATCGTCACCGCGCCGCAGACCGCGCCCGAGGTGCTGGCCTCGGTGCGCGGCTGGGTCACGGCGCTGGGCAAGACCGAGATCGTGGTCCGCGACGCGCCGGGCTTCGCCACCAGCCGCCTGGGCGTCACGCTGGGGCTGGAGGCGATCCGGATGGTCGAGGAGGGCGTGGCCTCGCCCGCCGACATCGACACCGCCATGGAGCTGGGCTACCGGCACCCGATGGGTCCGCTGCGCCTGACCGACCTGGTCGGGCTGGACGTGCGGCTGGCCATCGCCGAGCACCTGGCCGCCGAGCTGGGGGACCGGTTCGCCCCGCCGGAGCTGTTGCGCCGTATGGTCGCCGAGGGAAGGCTCGGCAAGAAGGCCGGGCAGGGCTTCCACACCTGGGACGAGGGAGGACACACGCGTGAGTGA
- a CDS encoding enoyl-CoA hydratase/isomerase family protein, with amino-acid sequence MTEHPDFTALRVERREDRVVVELHRPEARNAINARMIDELHRVCAEMEASPRPLLLTGHGTVFAGGADIAELRERGREEALAGINSRLFERLARLPAPTVAAVDGFALGGGAELSYACDLRIATPEAVFAQPEPGLGIIAGAGACWRLKELVGTSVAKQVLLGGMRLDAETALRHGLVAEIVPAAELRERAHALIDRMAASSALALRMTKTVLDADGPHPLADDLAQAVLFESADKHDRMTRFLERKKR; translated from the coding sequence GTGACCGAGCACCCCGACTTCACCGCTCTGCGGGTCGAACGCCGCGAGGACCGCGTGGTGGTGGAACTGCACCGCCCCGAGGCCCGCAACGCCATCAACGCCCGGATGATCGACGAGCTGCACCGGGTCTGCGCCGAAATGGAGGCCTCGCCCCGGCCGCTGCTGCTCACCGGGCACGGCACCGTCTTCGCGGGCGGCGCCGACATCGCCGAGCTGCGCGAGCGCGGCCGCGAGGAGGCCCTCGCCGGCATCAACAGCCGCCTGTTCGAGCGCCTGGCCCGGCTGCCCGCCCCGACCGTCGCGGCCGTGGACGGGTTCGCGCTGGGCGGCGGCGCCGAACTCTCCTACGCCTGTGACCTGCGCATCGCCACACCCGAGGCCGTCTTCGCCCAGCCCGAGCCCGGCTTGGGCATCATCGCCGGGGCCGGCGCCTGCTGGCGGCTCAAGGAGCTGGTCGGTACCTCGGTGGCCAAGCAGGTGCTCCTGGGCGGGATGCGCCTGGACGCCGAGACGGCCCTGCGGCACGGACTGGTCGCCGAGATCGTCCCGGCCGCGGAGCTGCGCGAGCGCGCCCACGCCCTCATCGACCGGATGGCCGCGTCCTCGGCCCTGGCCCTGCGCATGACCAAGACGGTCCTGGACGCCGACGGGCCGCACCCGCTGGCCGACGACCTGGCACAGGCGGTGCTGTTCGAAAGCGCCGACAAGCACGACCGGATGACCCGGTTCCTGGAGAGGAAGAAGCGATGA
- a CDS encoding SAM-dependent methyltransferase, whose product MSETSPPQIDTSAPHNARIWNYWLGGKDNYPVDREMGEQIRSFFPEIVDNAVADRGFLVRAVTLLARDEGVRQFLDIGTGLPTHNNTHEVAQSVAPDARVVYVDNDPLVLAHARALLTGTPEGATDYVDADLRDPDAILAAAARTLDLSRPVALMLLGVVNFVADDAEVRSILDRLLGALAPGSFLVVSHPTDDLDHDRAHQVAAAWNESGTPKLTIRSARGIAALFEGLELLEPGVVSCSLWRPDATEVGEIRPVSEYGGVARKR is encoded by the coding sequence GTGTCCGAGACCTCCCCTCCCCAGATCGACACCTCCGCCCCCCACAACGCCAGGATCTGGAACTACTGGCTGGGCGGGAAGGACAACTACCCGGTGGACCGGGAGATGGGCGAGCAGATCCGCTCGTTCTTCCCCGAGATCGTGGACAACGCGGTCGCCGACCGGGGGTTCCTCGTCCGTGCCGTCACCCTCCTCGCGCGGGACGAGGGCGTGCGGCAGTTCCTGGACATCGGCACGGGCCTGCCCACGCACAACAACACCCACGAGGTCGCCCAGTCCGTGGCCCCCGACGCACGGGTGGTCTACGTGGACAACGACCCCCTGGTGCTGGCGCACGCGCGGGCCCTGCTGACCGGGACTCCCGAGGGCGCCACCGACTACGTCGACGCCGACCTGCGCGACCCGGACGCGATCCTGGCGGCGGCGGCACGGACGCTCGACCTGTCCCGGCCTGTCGCGCTCATGCTGCTGGGCGTGGTCAACTTCGTCGCCGACGACGCCGAGGTGCGCTCGATCCTGGACCGGTTGCTGGGGGCCCTGGCCCCGGGCAGCTTCCTGGTCGTGTCCCACCCCACCGACGACCTCGACCACGACCGCGCCCACCAGGTGGCGGCGGCGTGGAACGAGAGCGGCACGCCCAAGCTGACGATCCGCTCCGCCCGGGGCATCGCCGCGCTCTTCGAGGGCCTGGAGCTGCTGGAGCCGGGGGTGGTCTCGTGCTCGCTGTGGCGTCCGGACGCCACCGAGGTGGGCGAGATCCGGCCGGTGTCCGAGTACGGCGGTGTGGCCCGCAAGCGCTGA
- the paaC gene encoding 1,2-phenylacetyl-CoA epoxidase subunit PaaC: MSGDDHIYSVLAQEHGGDDRWAFGTGFTDALAGVDTTLPEGVDGDDLALYCQMLGDDALVQAQRLVHWVTDAPELEEEVALANIALDLLGQARLLLSRAGQADGTGRDEDRFAYWRGPAEFRNVHLAEAPRGDFARAVATLLVLSTARLAVFTRLVDSADPVLSAIAAKAVNELAYHREYAVSWTLRLGDGTPFSHERMAAAVADVWPLTGELFATHPVEARLAAQGAGVDPSTLADEVHGVLTQVLTTATLAAPAPFPEAAVAGRDGRHTPDLPPLLDELQGVAREHPEATW, encoded by the coding sequence ATGAGCGGCGACGACCACATCTACTCGGTCCTGGCACAGGAGCACGGCGGCGACGACCGCTGGGCCTTCGGCACCGGCTTCACCGACGCCCTCGCGGGCGTGGACACCACCCTGCCCGAGGGCGTCGACGGCGACGACCTGGCGCTGTACTGCCAGATGCTCGGCGACGACGCGCTCGTGCAGGCCCAGCGGCTCGTCCACTGGGTCACCGACGCCCCCGAGCTGGAGGAGGAGGTGGCCCTGGCCAACATCGCGCTCGACCTGCTCGGCCAGGCCCGCCTGCTGCTCTCCCGGGCCGGCCAGGCCGACGGCACCGGCCGCGACGAGGACCGGTTCGCCTACTGGCGCGGACCGGCCGAGTTCCGCAACGTCCACCTGGCCGAGGCCCCGCGCGGCGACTTCGCCCGCGCCGTGGCCACGCTGCTGGTGCTCTCCACCGCCCGCCTGGCGGTGTTCACCCGCCTGGTCGACAGCGCCGACCCGGTGCTGTCCGCCATCGCGGCCAAGGCCGTCAACGAACTGGCCTACCACCGCGAGTACGCGGTGTCCTGGACGCTGCGGCTGGGCGACGGCACACCCTTCTCCCACGAGCGCATGGCCGCCGCGGTCGCCGACGTGTGGCCGCTGACCGGTGAGCTGTTCGCGACCCACCCGGTCGAGGCCCGCCTGGCCGCCCAGGGCGCGGGGGTGGACCCCTCCACCCTCGCCGACGAGGTGCACGGCGTGCTCACGCAGGTCCTCACCACCGCGACCCTGGCCGCGCCCGCACCCTTCCCCGAGGCCGCCGTGGCGGGCCGCGACGGCCGCCACACACCCGACCTGCCGCCCCTGCTGGACGAACTCCAAGGGGTGGCCCGGGAGCACCCGGAGGCGACATGGTGA
- the paaE gene encoding 1,2-phenylacetyl-CoA epoxidase subunit PaaE codes for MTTPVTDAPAAPRRAAAFHRLRVAAVERLCDDAVAVTFDVPDHLAEEFAFAPGQSLTLRRVVDGVEERRSYSICAPVGGAPRVGVRLVADGLFSTWLVNEVEPGDEIEVGTPTGRFSPDLTVSGRHVMIAAGSGITPMLSIAASLLRATDSHVTLLYGNRRSDTVMFADELADLKDAFGARLELVHVLSREPREAELFTGRLDAAKLDALLSTIVAADAADHWWLCGPFGMVTDAQEVLARRGVPRERVHQELFFVEGEEPPPQARHEEPGVEGPATEVTVVLDGRTSTLTLPRDTPVLDAAQRYRPDLPFACKGGVCGTCRVRVCEGEVRMRRNYALSDDEVAAGYALACQSLPQTETLTVDFDS; via the coding sequence GTGACCACACCCGTCACCGACGCGCCCGCGGCACCGCGCCGCGCGGCGGCGTTCCACCGCCTGCGCGTGGCCGCCGTCGAGCGCCTGTGCGACGACGCCGTCGCCGTCACCTTCGACGTCCCCGACCACCTGGCCGAGGAGTTCGCCTTCGCGCCCGGGCAGTCCCTGACCCTGCGCCGTGTGGTGGACGGGGTCGAGGAGCGGCGCAGCTACTCCATCTGCGCGCCCGTGGGCGGCGCGCCGCGCGTGGGCGTGCGCCTGGTCGCGGACGGCCTGTTCTCGACCTGGCTGGTCAACGAGGTCGAACCGGGCGACGAGATCGAGGTGGGCACCCCCACCGGTCGGTTCAGCCCCGACCTGACCGTCTCCGGCCGCCACGTGATGATCGCCGCCGGTTCGGGCATCACGCCGATGCTGTCCATCGCGGCGTCCCTGCTGCGGGCGACCGACTCGCACGTCACGCTGCTCTACGGCAACCGCCGCAGCGACACGGTCATGTTCGCCGACGAACTGGCCGACCTCAAGGACGCGTTCGGTGCCCGCCTCGAACTCGTGCACGTGCTCTCCCGGGAGCCGCGCGAGGCCGAGCTGTTCACCGGCCGCCTGGACGCCGCCAAGCTCGACGCGCTGCTGTCCACGATCGTGGCCGCCGACGCGGCCGACCACTGGTGGCTGTGCGGCCCCTTCGGCATGGTCACCGACGCCCAGGAGGTCCTGGCGCGGCGGGGCGTGCCGCGTGAGCGCGTGCACCAGGAGCTGTTCTTCGTCGAGGGCGAGGAGCCCCCGCCGCAGGCGCGCCACGAGGAGCCCGGTGTGGAGGGCCCGGCCACCGAGGTCACCGTCGTCCTGGACGGCCGCACCAGCACGCTGACCCTGCCGCGGGACACGCCCGTCCTGGACGCCGCCCAGCGCTACCGCCCCGACCTGCCCTTCGCCTGCAAGGGCGGGGTGTGCGGCACCTGCCGGGTCCGGGTCTGCGAGGGCGAGGTGCGCATGCGCCGCAACTACGCGCTCAGCGACGACGAGGTCGCGGCCGGGTACGCGCTGGCCTGCCAGTCGCTGCCGCAGACCGAGACCCTGACCGTGGACTTCGACTCGTGA
- the paaA gene encoding 1,2-phenylacetyl-CoA epoxidase subunit PaaA, producing the protein MSTVTADPAPSGSDEAHQAEFDAKVAADQRIEPRDWMPEGYRRSLVRQVSQHAHSEIIGMQPEGDWIASAPSLRRKAILLAKVQDEAGHGLYLYAAAETLGVDRADLTTRLIEGRQKYSSIFNYPSLTFADVGVIGWLVDGAAICNQVPLCRSSFGPYARAMVRICKEESFHQRQGYELLMRMMEGTGAQRAMVQDAVDRWWWPSLMMFGPPDADSPNTQQSMAWRIKRDTNDDLRQKFVDMTVPQADKLGVTLPDPELVWNEERGHHDFGEPDWVEFKQVISGSGPKNAERVERRRAAHEKGAWVREAATAYATKHQSDREAAA; encoded by the coding sequence ATGTCCACCGTGACGGCCGACCCGGCGCCCTCGGGCTCCGACGAGGCCCACCAGGCGGAGTTCGACGCCAAGGTCGCCGCCGACCAGCGCATCGAACCGCGCGACTGGATGCCCGAGGGGTACCGCAGGAGCCTGGTGCGCCAGGTGTCCCAGCACGCCCACTCCGAGATCATCGGCATGCAGCCCGAGGGCGACTGGATCGCCTCGGCGCCCAGCCTGCGCCGCAAGGCCATCCTCCTGGCCAAGGTCCAGGACGAGGCCGGACACGGCCTGTACCTGTACGCGGCCGCCGAGACGCTCGGGGTCGACCGCGCCGACCTGACGACGCGGCTCATCGAGGGCCGCCAGAAGTACTCCTCGATCTTCAACTACCCCTCGCTGACCTTCGCCGACGTCGGCGTGATCGGCTGGCTGGTCGACGGCGCCGCCATCTGCAACCAGGTGCCGCTGTGCCGCAGCTCCTTCGGGCCCTACGCCCGCGCCATGGTGCGCATCTGCAAGGAGGAGTCCTTCCACCAGCGGCAGGGCTACGAGCTGCTCATGCGCATGATGGAGGGCACCGGGGCCCAGCGCGCCATGGTCCAGGACGCCGTCGACCGCTGGTGGTGGCCGTCGCTGATGATGTTCGGCCCGCCCGACGCCGACTCGCCCAACACCCAGCAGTCGATGGCCTGGCGCATCAAGCGCGACACCAACGACGACCTGCGCCAGAAGTTCGTCGACATGACCGTCCCCCAGGCGGACAAGCTCGGCGTCACCCTGCCCGACCCCGAGCTGGTGTGGAACGAGGAGCGCGGCCACCACGACTTCGGCGAACCCGACTGGGTCGAGTTCAAGCAGGTGATCTCCGGCAGCGGCCCCAAGAACGCCGAGCGCGTCGAGCGCCGCCGCGCCGCGCACGAGAAGGGCGCGTGGGTCCGCGAGGCCGCCACCGCCTACGCCACCAAGCACCAGAGCGACCGGGAGGCCGCGGCATGA
- the paaK gene encoding phenylacetate--CoA ligase PaaK translates to MAIQDTTTKPADADSSRRLGRAPAPESLDPAERMSVDELRDLQLTRLRWTLEHAYTNVPLYKAKFDEAGVHPGDLGELADLRHFPHTTKADLRDNYPFGMFAVPQDQVSRIHASSGTTGRPTVVGYTRQDIDTWAEVVARSIRASGGRPGHKVHVSYGYGLFTGGLGAHYGAERLGCTVIPASGGQTAKQVQLIQDFRPEVIMVTPSYMLTLLDEFERQGIDPRGTSLTTGIFGAEPWTERMRLEIEERFDIHAVDIYGLSEVMGPGVANECVETKDGLHVWEDHFLPEILDPVTHDVLDDGSYGELAFTSLTKQAMPVIRYRTRDLTTLRPGTARPMRRMDKVTGRSDDMIILRGVNVFPTQIEEIILGLDGLAPHFQLVLTKEGRLDHMAVRVEARPDCTADRRAALTREITATVKDRVGVSVRVDVVDPEQIERSVGKFRRIIDQRPRD, encoded by the coding sequence ATGGCAATCCAGGACACCACGACGAAGCCGGCCGACGCCGACTCCTCCCGCCGGCTCGGCCGGGCCCCCGCCCCGGAGTCGCTCGACCCGGCCGAGCGGATGAGCGTCGACGAGCTGCGCGACCTCCAGCTCACACGCCTGCGGTGGACCCTGGAGCACGCCTACACCAACGTGCCGCTCTACAAGGCCAAGTTCGACGAGGCCGGCGTCCACCCCGGCGACCTCGGGGAGCTGGCGGACCTGCGGCACTTCCCGCACACCACCAAGGCCGACCTGCGCGACAACTACCCCTTCGGGATGTTCGCCGTCCCCCAGGACCAGGTCAGCCGCATCCACGCCTCCAGCGGCACCACCGGGCGACCCACGGTCGTCGGTTACACCCGCCAGGACATCGACACCTGGGCCGAGGTGGTCGCCCGCTCCATCCGCGCCTCGGGCGGGCGCCCCGGGCACAAGGTGCACGTCTCCTACGGCTACGGGCTCTTCACCGGCGGCCTGGGCGCGCACTACGGCGCCGAGCGGCTGGGCTGCACGGTCATCCCCGCCTCCGGTGGCCAGACCGCCAAGCAGGTCCAGCTCATCCAGGACTTCCGCCCCGAGGTCATCATGGTCACCCCCAGCTACATGCTGACCCTGCTGGACGAGTTCGAGCGCCAGGGCATCGACCCCCGCGGCACCTCCCTCACCACCGGCATCTTCGGCGCCGAGCCCTGGACCGAGCGCATGCGTCTGGAGATCGAGGAGCGCTTCGACATCCACGCGGTGGACATCTACGGCCTCTCGGAGGTCATGGGCCCGGGCGTGGCCAACGAGTGCGTGGAGACCAAGGACGGCCTGCACGTGTGGGAGGACCACTTCCTGCCCGAGATCCTGGACCCGGTCACCCACGACGTGCTCGACGACGGCTCCTACGGCGAACTCGCCTTCACCTCGCTGACCAAGCAGGCCATGCCCGTCATCCGCTACCGCACCCGCGACCTGACCACGCTGCGCCCGGGCACCGCCCGCCCCATGCGGCGTATGGACAAGGTCACCGGCCGCAGCGACGACATGATCATCCTGCGCGGCGTGAACGTCTTCCCCACCCAGATCGAGGAGATCATCCTGGGCCTGGACGGGCTGGCGCCGCACTTCCAGCTGGTCCTGACCAAGGAGGGCCGCCTGGACCACATGGCGGTGCGCGTCGAGGCCCGCCCCGACTGCACCGCCGACCGGCGCGCGGCGCTCACCCGGGAGATCACCGCGACGGTCAAGGACCGGGTCGGGGTGAGCGTGCGCGTGGACGTCGTCGACCCCGAGCAGATCGAGCGCTCCGTCGGCAAGTTCCGCCGCATCATCGACCAGCGCCCCAGGGACTGA
- a CDS encoding nucleotidyltransferase domain-containing protein, which translates to MKHSAPEFARIADQGTVLRCAVGSTVHGLQLDGQNDRDEMGICVEPPEYVIGLRPFEQYVHHSRPEHTRSGPGDLDLTVYSLRKWTRLALDGNPTVLLPLFVPDHEIVTVTAIGHDLRAQRERLLSRRAGHRFLGYLRAQRERMEGVRGGRHTNRPELVDRYGFDTKYAYHMVRLGLQGAELMETGAITLPMPEPDRSWLLALRRGEHTREEALERTRDLEERLVGLCGTSDLPEEPDTAWADGFLVDAYRRAWAEGVTATPREGRDRAG; encoded by the coding sequence GTGAAGCACTCCGCGCCCGAGTTCGCCCGCATCGCCGACCAGGGCACCGTGCTGCGCTGCGCGGTCGGATCCACCGTGCACGGTCTGCAGCTCGACGGCCAGAACGACCGCGACGAGATGGGCATCTGCGTCGAGCCGCCGGAGTACGTCATCGGTCTGCGCCCCTTCGAGCAGTACGTCCACCACAGCCGGCCCGAGCACACCAGGTCCGGCCCCGGCGACCTGGACCTGACCGTGTACTCCCTGCGCAAGTGGACCCGCCTGGCCCTGGACGGCAACCCCACCGTGCTGCTCCCGCTGTTCGTCCCCGACCACGAGATCGTCACCGTCACCGCGATCGGCCACGACCTGCGGGCCCAGCGGGAACGGCTGCTCTCCCGCCGGGCGGGCCACCGCTTCCTCGGCTACCTGCGCGCCCAGCGCGAGCGCATGGAGGGCGTGCGCGGCGGCAGGCACACCAACCGCCCCGAACTCGTCGACCGGTACGGCTTCGACACCAAGTACGCCTACCACATGGTCCGGCTGGGCCTGCAGGGCGCCGAACTCATGGAGACCGGCGCGATCACCCTGCCCATGCCCGAGCCCGACCGCTCCTGGCTGCTGGCCCTGCGGAGGGGCGAGCACACCCGCGAGGAGGCCCTGGAGCGCACGCGCGACCTGGAGGAGCGACTGGTCGGCCTGTGCGGGACGAGCGACCTGCCCGAGGAACCCGACACCGCCTGGGCCGACGGGTTCCTCGTCGACGCCTACCGCCGCGCGTGGGCGGAGGGCGTCACGGCGACCCCGCGCGAGGGCCGTGACCGGGCGGGATAG
- a CDS encoding thiolase family protein, giving the protein MSEVYVVDGVRTPQGRYGGALAGVRPDDLAATAVAEALRRSGAPGSAVDEVILGAANQAGEDNRNVARMAALLAGLDPSVPGYTVNRLCASGLTAVASAAQAIRAGEADLVVAGGVESMTRAPWVMAKPGTPWAKPGEVADTSLGWRFTNPRFAAHDAAVPDGATPDDLRYTLSMGETAEEVAVLEGLTRQECDAFALRSHERAVAAAEAGRFDAEIVPVTVTGRRGATHEVTADEGPRPESSMESLARLRPVFREGGIVTAGNSSSLSDGASALVLASAEAVREHGLTPRARVVASAAAGVAPQIMGLGPVPATHKALDRAGWSLDDVGAVELNEAFAAQSLGVMRRLGLKEERVNADGGAIALGHPLGSSGARLVVTLLGRMEREDAARGLATLCVGVGQGAALLVERP; this is encoded by the coding sequence ATGAGCGAGGTCTACGTCGTCGACGGGGTGCGCACACCCCAGGGGCGCTACGGGGGTGCCCTGGCCGGAGTCCGACCCGACGACCTGGCCGCCACGGCCGTCGCCGAGGCCCTGCGCCGCTCGGGCGCGCCCGGCTCGGCCGTGGACGAGGTCATCCTCGGTGCCGCCAACCAGGCCGGGGAGGACAACCGGAACGTGGCCCGCATGGCGGCGCTGCTCGCCGGACTCGACCCCTCCGTGCCCGGCTACACCGTCAACCGCCTGTGCGCCTCGGGGCTGACCGCCGTGGCCTCCGCGGCCCAGGCCATCCGCGCCGGCGAGGCCGACCTGGTCGTGGCCGGGGGAGTGGAGTCCATGACCCGCGCGCCCTGGGTGATGGCCAAGCCCGGCACCCCCTGGGCCAAGCCGGGCGAGGTCGCCGACACCTCCCTGGGATGGCGCTTCACCAACCCCCGCTTCGCGGCCCACGACGCCGCGGTCCCGGACGGCGCCACACCCGACGACCTGCGCTACACGCTCTCCATGGGCGAGACCGCCGAGGAGGTCGCCGTCCTGGAGGGGCTCACCCGCCAGGAGTGCGACGCCTTCGCGCTGCGCAGCCACGAACGCGCCGTGGCCGCGGCGGAGGCCGGGCGCTTCGACGCGGAGATCGTCCCGGTCACCGTCACCGGACGGCGCGGCGCCACGCACGAGGTCACCGCCGACGAGGGGCCCCGCCCCGAGTCCTCCATGGAGTCCCTGGCCCGGCTGCGGCCCGTCTTCCGCGAGGGCGGCATCGTCACCGCCGGGAACTCCTCCTCGCTCTCGGACGGGGCCAGCGCGCTGGTGCTGGCCAGTGCCGAGGCCGTGCGCGAGCACGGACTCACCCCGCGCGCCCGCGTGGTCGCCTCCGCCGCGGCCGGTGTCGCCCCGCAGATCATGGGCCTGGGGCCGGTCCCGGCCACGCACAAGGCGCTGGACCGGGCGGGCTGGTCGCTCGACGACGTCGGTGCCGTCGAGCTCAACGAGGCCTTCGCCGCCCAGTCCCTGGGCGTGATGCGCCGGCTCGGCCTGAAGGAGGAGCGGGTCAACGCCGACGGCGGCGCCATCGCCCTGGGCCACCCGCTGGGCAGCTCCGGCGCCCGGCTGGTCGTGACCCTGCTCGGCCGCATGGAGCGCGAGGACGCCGCGCGCGGCCTGGCCACCCTGTGCGTGGGCGTGGGCCAGGGCGCGGCACTGCTGGTGGAGCGCCCGTGA
- a CDS encoding enoyl-CoA hydratase-related protein: MSEDRAAEFEEADGLATVRLRTPALTRRVKEELLAALRRAAESTTARAVLLLGSEKAFCVGQDLAEHARILDEAPEQALTTVHEHYNPIVLALEEIQVPVVVGIGGAAVGAGLGFALAGDVRVSARRAKFGTAFTGIGLASDSGLAYRLVRSLGQARAMEMMLLGTVIGADRALELGLVTEVVDDDAWAERAREVAVRLASGPTSAFVAAKREVRAAASGAQELPELLAEEADLQNQLGVTADHAGAVRAFLDKRAPTFTGS; the protein is encoded by the coding sequence GTGAGTGAAGACAGGGCGGCGGAGTTCGAGGAGGCCGACGGGCTCGCCACGGTGCGCCTGCGCACTCCGGCGCTGACCCGGCGGGTCAAGGAGGAGCTGCTGGCGGCGCTGCGGCGGGCGGCGGAGTCCACCACGGCGCGCGCGGTGCTGCTGCTGGGGTCGGAGAAGGCCTTCTGCGTCGGACAGGACCTGGCCGAGCACGCCCGGATCCTGGACGAGGCGCCCGAGCAGGCGCTGACGACCGTGCACGAGCACTACAACCCGATCGTGCTGGCCCTGGAGGAGATCCAGGTGCCGGTCGTGGTCGGGATCGGCGGCGCCGCCGTCGGCGCCGGGCTCGGGTTCGCGCTCGCCGGCGACGTACGCGTCAGCGCGCGCCGCGCCAAGTTCGGCACCGCCTTCACCGGGATCGGGCTGGCGTCGGACTCGGGGCTGGCCTACCGCCTGGTGCGCTCGCTCGGCCAGGCGCGCGCGATGGAGATGATGCTGCTGGGCACGGTGATCGGCGCCGACCGCGCGCTGGAGCTGGGCCTGGTCACCGAGGTCGTGGACGACGACGCCTGGGCCGAGCGCGCCCGCGAGGTCGCGGTCCGGCTGGCCTCGGGCCCCACCAGCGCCTTCGTGGCGGCCAAGCGCGAGGTGCGCGCGGCGGCCTCGGGCGCGCAGGAGCTGCCCGAGCTGCTGGCGGAGGAGGCCGACCTGCAGAACCAGCTCGGGGTGACCGCCGACCACGCGGGTGCGGTCAGGGCGTTCCTGGACAAGCGGGCGCCGACCTTCACCGGTAGCTGA
- the paaB gene encoding 1,2-phenylacetyl-CoA epoxidase subunit PaaB — protein sequence MSTEHGTADASRPEWPLYEVFVRGKRGLNHVHVGSLHAPDDHMALHNARNLYTRRNEGVSIWVVRAEHISASSPDEKDPYFAPSGDKVYRHPTFYSIPDDVPHI from the coding sequence ATGAGCACCGAACACGGCACGGCGGACGCGTCCCGGCCCGAGTGGCCCTTGTACGAGGTCTTCGTCCGCGGCAAGCGGGGACTCAACCACGTCCACGTGGGCTCCCTGCACGCGCCCGACGACCACATGGCGCTGCACAACGCCCGCAACCTCTACACCCGCCGCAACGAGGGCGTCAGCATCTGGGTGGTGCGCGCCGAGCACATCAGCGCCTCCAGCCCGGACGAGAAGGACCCCTACTTCGCGCCCAGCGGCGACAAGGTGTACCGGCACCCCACCTTCTACTCCATCCCCGACGATGTCCCGCACATCTAA
- the paaD gene encoding 1,2-phenylacetyl-CoA epoxidase subunit PaaD — translation MVTTAHDTGRTAAGEAARERALAAAAAVADPELPMLTLADLGILRGVDLDEDGTVQVWITPTYSGCPALTEMRADVDRAVRAAGVDRVRVRTALSPAWTTDWITGEGRRKLAEHGISPPGQAPRRAPGPVPLTLLPTRTAPRCPLCGAADTEELSRFGATSCKSLHRCRSCLEPFEHVKEI, via the coding sequence ATGGTGACCACAGCGCACGACACCGGCCGCACCGCCGCGGGCGAGGCCGCCAGGGAGCGCGCCCTGGCGGCGGCCGCGGCCGTGGCCGACCCGGAACTGCCCATGCTCACCCTGGCCGACCTGGGCATCCTGCGCGGCGTCGACCTCGACGAGGACGGGACCGTCCAGGTGTGGATCACCCCCACCTACTCCGGGTGCCCGGCCCTGACCGAGATGCGCGCCGACGTGGACCGGGCCGTGCGCGCGGCCGGTGTCGACCGCGTGCGGGTGCGTACCGCGCTCTCCCCGGCCTGGACCACCGACTGGATCACCGGGGAGGGGCGCCGCAAGCTCGCCGAGCACGGCATCTCCCCGCCCGGGCAGGCGCCGCGGCGCGCCCCTGGGCCGGTCCCGCTGACCCTGCTGCCCACCCGCACCGCCCCGCGCTGCCCGCTGTGCGGCGCGGCCGACACCGAGGAGCTGTCCCGGTTCGGCGCCACCTCCTGTAAGTCGCTGCACCGCTGCCGGTCCTGCCTCGAACCGTTCGAGCACGTCAAGGAGATCTGA